Proteins from a single region of Diorhabda sublineata isolate icDioSubl1.1 chromosome 2, icDioSubl1.1, whole genome shotgun sequence:
- the LOC130440535 gene encoding protein mini spindles isoform X3, with protein sequence MEDEEYKKLPIEDKCVHKLWKARVCGYEEVTKLFRQIDDEKSPEFGKYLGLVKKFVTDSNAMGQEKGLEATLAYVENYAHAGKTVSEVMSGVVAKCIAAPKTKTRELALQLTLMYIEIEKFEAVEDELIKGMELKNPKIVTACVNACTTALREFGSKVINVKPLLKKISVLLADRDKSVRDETKLMIVEMYRWIGASLRLQLQAASLQPVQITELETEFAKIEGQKAVPTRYIRSQQVKQAKLAEQVAAGEAEEEEEEAEVVQEIDPYELASAVEILSKMPKDFYENVEAKKWQDRKDALEAVENLVKTPKLENGDYGDLVRALKKVIQKDSNVVCVAIAGRCIAGLANGLKKKFQTYSGFCVSTILEKFKEKKQNVVSALRDAIDAVYLTTNLEAILEDVLEALNNKNPSVKIETSLFLARAFTKTPPTSVNKKLLKAITAPLTKNINESDQNVREASAEALGTLMKLVGEKTIAPFLVELEKDNLKMAKIKEFCDNAVILVKTPGAKKEKVAAASTKAPPKAPATKPDSKKPGTATVVRSKGPKTLSKSSSQNIEKELADEEVDSIVSDVISASIITDIASANWKLRLAAAEQLLTEIKGLDSKSVPTQALTKFISKKPGLKDTNFQALKAKLDVIKYLAENTNFTITSAGCCVAEIAEKFSDAKNGTSVAETLSAIAEATTLGQVSDMVLDFAFGQRSPKVQQEALVWLSGALKEFGFSNLNIKCLIDNCKKALGSTNPAVRQSAISLLGVMYLYMGATLNVFFENEKPALRDQINAECDKYEGEKPPIPTRGVVKSASTDSLDVVEDDEPEQVNIQDLIPRVDISGQITETILTELSDKNWKARNEAVTKIAVIINEAKFIKPNLGDLPQAIVIRLTDSNVKIAQSTLGLCDSICKAMGPPFKQHIRTFFPAILQGLGDSKASLRASCMDTINAFSAQCGYKEFFEGEMIADALKSGSPSLRIELWNWLAENVPKIPPKQIPKEELVACIPHLYTNLEDRNAEVRKNAQEAILGIMIHLGYEFMAKQTEKLKPGSKTVVLAALEKVRPNLPVKPLPTKKAEKEDKAVRGTKPVASGKNAVKNKPTASNKSAAPAQTRKKDDDIDTSPLLVANTLKLQRILDEQKLRVLKWNFTQPREEFVDLLKDQMSAANVNKTLLMNMFHSDFRYHIKALESLSDDLADNSDALIANLDLILKWLTLRFFDTNPSVLLKGLEYLQFVFNMLIESKYRMLENEVASFVPYLINKIGDPKDSVRNGVKALLNQLNRLFPINKLSLYIMDGVKSKNARQRAECLEVMGGIIEDFGITVCMPTPAACLKEVAKQISDRDNSVRSAALNCVLQAYNIVGEKVYKLVGNISDKDMSLLEERIKRSSRKTMAPPKPEVNTTVVTTIISPQKENTPPNRNTLDATHTVNDVNNGSDQEDVEEDMLPPVLPQMIVKEPPKEIQGPFKLDPEFMEELEKMKPEKPVKPNLKSYNLDFLSEEIRIPTIEEARAKVQAGVTSQPVSFGEAVSRLSYVNTLSPKKQDPVIERLIKQMASQNPTVSLAGMTQLHEILAQSRGNAFVDYEDDFMNGIIFQFQQLQSADLTMDPGAVKMYRNVLTTIDAFYNNKTLGSHVSVPVIKELMLQMITLLVEERLNKVPNGDAYVRVINLHCVKVIERSDHTNTICALVKLINESIGNSSSPRLVDLVMKCLWRVIKLMPQWGDDIDYDSVLLEIHNFLKKYPSSWWKNKEVDTPLRTVKTVLHSSAKIKGGTIMLHFGKIPNTSESEVETYILRILKSLKISEIQHIPVKQEMQRRSLSRANHKMLTDIFQKIGSKDETKEGLNLLYDFMQQHPEADIEPFLSNSSKFFQDYIKNGLKDIEDSRKPLKTPINEKGVDNIQEKMEIAVPQSDPNKGPDYWKERLNMWNRLFDDVKLGRNADVPE encoded by the exons aTGGAAGACGAAGAATACAAGAAACTTCCAATTGAGGACAAATGTGTTCATAAATTATGGAAAGCCAGGGTATGTGGATATGAAGAAGTTACAAAGTTATTTAGACAAATTGACGATGAAAAATCTCCGGAATTCGGTAAATACCTGGGAttagttaaaaaatttgttactgATAGCAATGCTATGGGGCAAGAGAAAGGATTGGAAGCTACTTTAG CATATGTAGAAAATTACGCCCATGCTGGAAAAACGGTATCAGAAGTAATGTCCGGAGTTGTTGCAAAATGTATAGCTGCACCTAAGACAAAAACCAGAGAATTGGCACTCCAACTTACACTTATGTATATCgagattgaaaaatttgaagctGTAGAAGATGAACTTATTAAGGGCATGGAATTGAAGAATCCAAAAATTGTAACAGCATGTGTAAATGCTTGTACAACAGCTTTGAGAGAATTCGGATCAAAGGTCATTAATGTTAAAccacttttgaaaaaaatcagtgTCCTTTTGGCAGATAGAGACAAAAGTGTTAGAGATGAAACTAAACTTATGATTGTAGAAATGTATAGATGGATAGGAGCTTCCCTTag gcTACAATTACAAGCAGCTAGCTTACAACCTGTTCAAATAACTGAATTAGAGACTGAATTTGCGAAAATTGAAGGACAGAAAGCTGTTCCAACCAGATATATAAGGTCTCAGCAAGTAAAACAGGCTAAGCTTGCTGAACAAGTTGCAGCTGGTGAAG cTGAAGAAGAAGAGGAGGAAGCTGAGGTTGTTCAAGAAATTGATCCTTATGAATTGGCAAGTGCAgtagaaattttatcaaaaatgcccaaagatttttacgaaaatgtGGAAGCTAAAAAATGGCAAGACAGGAAAGATGCTCTTGAAGCAGTagaaaatttggtaaaaactCCTAAATTGGAAAACGGTGATTATGGCGACCTTGTAAGAGCACTTAAAAAG GTAATACAAAAAGACAGTAATGTTGTATGTGTTGCAATCGCCGGTCGATGCATAGCTGGACTCGCTAATGGCTTAAAAAAGAAATTCCAGACGTATTCTGGATTCTGTGTGTCAACTATTTTAGAAAAGTTcaaagagaaaaaacaaaatgttgtaTCAGCTTTAAGAGATGCTATTGATGCAGTTTATTTAACA ACAAATCTTGAAGCTATTTTAGAAGATGTTTTGGAAGCACTCAATAATAAAAATCCTTCTGTCAAAATAGAAACCTCACTATTTTTAGCGAGAGCATTTACTAAAACTCCACCAACatctgttaataaaaaattactaaaagcTATAACAGCGcctttaacaaaaaatataaatgaatcgG aTCAAAATGTAAGAGAAGCATCTGCCGAAGCTTTGGGAACTTTGATGAAACTTGTGGGAGAAAAAACTATTGCTCCTTTCTTGGTAGAATTAGAAAAAGACAATTTaaaaatggccaaaattaaagAATTCTGTGATAATGCTGTTATTCTTGTAAAAACACCTGGAGCTAAAAAGGAAAAAGTTGCGGCAGCTTCCACAAAAGCTCCACCTAAAGCTCCAGCTACTAAACCTGATAGTAAAAAACCTG GTACCGCCACTGTAGTGAGATCAAAAGGGCCAAAAACTTTATCAAAGTCATCatctcaaaatattgaaaaagaactAGCAGATGAAGAGGTGGATAGTATAGTCAGTGATGTCATTTCTGCTAGTATTATAACTGATATTGCAAGCGCCAATTGGAAATTGAG ATTGGCTGCAGCTGAACAACTATTGACAGAAATAAAAGGCTTAGATTCCAAATCAGTACCTACCCAAGCTCTAACAAAGTTTATTTCTAAAAAGCCTGGTCTCAAAGATACAAACTTTCAAGCACTAAAAGCAAAATTAGATGTTATTAAATATCTTgcagaaaatacaaatttcactATAACATCTGCCGGTTGTTGTGTTGCCGAGATTGCTGAAAAGTTTTCAGATGCTAAAAATGGTACTTCCGTTGCTGAAACTTTGAGCGCTATAGCTGAGGCTACTACTCTAGGACAGGTATCAGATATGGTGTTGGATTTTGCTTTTGGACAACGGAGCCCTAAGGTCCAACAAGAAGCGTTGGTATGGTTATCTGGAGCTCTTAAAGAATTCGGATTTTC AAACCTTAACATCAAGTGTCTCATAGACAATTGTAAAAAAGCTTTGGGATCTACAAACCCGGCTGTCAGACAATCTGCTATATCACTATTAGGAGTTATGTACTTGTACATGGGCGCTACattgaatgtattttttgaaaatgaaaaacccGCCTTGCGTGATCAAATTAATGCCGAATGTGATAAATATGAAGGTGAAAAACCACCAATACCAACTAGAG gAGTGGTAAAGTCTGCAAGTACTGACAGTTTGGATGTAGTGGAAGACGACGAACCTGAGCAAGTGAACATTCAAGATCTCATTCCTAGAGTTGATATTAGTGGACAGATCACAGAAACTATTTTAACGGAACTTTCAGATAAAAATTGGAAAGCTCGAAATGAAGCTGTAACAAAAATAGCTGTAATAATTAATGAAGCCAAATTTATTAAACCGAATTTAGGTGATTTACCTCAAGCAATAGTCATTAGACTAACAGACAGTAATGTTAAAATTGCTCAGTCCACTCTAGGATTATGTGATTCAATATGCAAAGCCATGGGTCCACCATTCAAGCAACATATTAGAACATTCTTTCCAGCCATTTTACAag GTTTGGGTGATAGCAAAGCTTCTTTAAGAGCTTCTTGTATGGATACAATAAATGCTTTTTCTGCACAGTGTGGTTATAAGGAATTTTTTGAAGGAGAAATGATAGCTGATGCATTAAAATCAGGGTCACCATCGCTGAGAATTGAACTTTGGAATTGGTTGGCAGAAAATGTTCCAAAAA TACCTCCCAAGCAAATACCAAAAGAAGAACTAGTTGCATGTATTCCACATCTGTACACCAATTTGGAAGACAGAAACGCCGAAGTTAGAAAAAATGCACAGGAAGCTATTTTGGGCATTATGATTCATTTAGGATACGAATTTATGGCTAAGCAAACAGAAAAACTTAAACCAGGATCTAAAACAGTAGTATTAGCCGCATTAGAAAAAGTTAGACCAAACTTACCAGTTAAACCATTACCCACCAAGAAAGCTGAAAAAGAAGATAAAGCTGTGAGAGGGACAAAACCTGTTGCTAGTGGCAAAAACGCTGTTAAGAATAAG CCGACTGCTTCAAACAAATCAGCTGCTCCAGCTCAAACACGAAAAAAAGATGATGACATCGATACATCGCCCCTATTAGTCGCTAATACATTGAAACTTCAGAGAATTTTAGATGAACAAAAATTGAGGGTTCTCAAATGGAACTTTACTCAACCAAGAGAAGAATTCGTGGATCTCCTAAAGGATCAAATGTCGGCTGCTAATGTCAATAAAACTCTTTTGATGAATATGTTTCATTCAGATTTTAG gtaTCATATTAAAGCGCTTGAATCTCTTTCTGATGATTTGGCTGATAATAGTGACGCTTTGATAGCAAATCTAGATCTCATTTTGAAATGGTTGACTTTGAGATTTTTTGATACTAACCCTTCTGTTTTACTAAAGGGACTGGAATATCTTCAATTTGTTTTCAACATGCTCATTGAATCAAAATATCGAATGTTAGAAAATGAGGTGGCCTCATTTGTTCCCTACCTCATTAACAAG aTTGGCGACCCAAAAGATTCTGTTCGCAATGGCGTCAAAGCATTATTAAACCAACTCAATAGGCTATTCCCCATAAACAAATTATCTCTGTATATAATGGATGGCGTGAAATCTAAAAATGCGAGACAAAGGGCAGAGTGTCTAGAAGTTATGGGCGGTATTATTGAAGATTTTG gaaTCACTGTATGTATGCCTACTCCAGCCGCTTGCTTGAAAGAAGTCGCCAAACAAATATCTGACAGAGACAATTCTGTGAGGAGTGCTGCACTTAATTGTGTTTTACAGGCTTATAACATTGTCGGAGAAAAAGTTTATAAGCTAGTTGGTAAT aTATCTGATAAAGACATGTCTTTGTTGGAAGAAAGAATTAAGAGATCAAGTAGAAAAACAATGGCTCCACCTAAACCTGAAGTAAATACGACTGTTGTGACCACTATTATATCTCCTCAGAAAGAAAATACACCTCCTAACAGAAACACTTTGGATGCTACTCATACTGTCAACGATGTAAATAATGGAAGTGATCAAGAAGATGTAGAGGAAGACATGTTACCGCCTGT ACTACCACAAATGATTGTAAAAGAACCACCAAAAGAAATACAGGGTCCATTCAAGTTAGATCCGGAATTTATGGAggaattggaaaaaatgaaacCTGAAAAACCTGTTAAACCAAATCTTAAATCATACAATCTAGATTTCCTAAGTGAAGAAATCCGAATTCCTACAATTGAAGAAGCAAGAGCCAA AGTGCAGGCTGGTGTAACATCACAACCTGTAAGTTTTGGAGAAGCTGTTTCAAGACTTAGTTACGTCAATACCTTGAGTCCTAAAAAGCAAGATCCAGTTATTGAGAGATTAATCAAACAAATGGCATCACAAAATCCTACAGTATCATTAGCT GGTATGACCCAATTACATGAAATACTTGCTCAGTCAAGGGGAAATGCATTTGTTGACTATGAAGACGATTTTATGAatggaattatttttcaattccaacAATTGCAATCTGCTGATCTCACCATGGATCCAGGTGCAGTAAAAATGTACAGAAATGTATTGACAACCATAGATGCG TTCTACAATAACAAAACATTAGGTAGCCACGTCTCGGTTCCAGTGATAAAAGAACTCATGTTACAAATGATAACACTATTAGTAGAAGAACGGTTAAATAAGGTTCCCAATGGTGATGCTTATGTAAGGGTGATTAATTTACATTGTGTCAAGGTTATTGAAAGATCCGACCACACAAATACAATATG tgCTTTggtgaaattaataaatgagTCTATAGGTAATAGCAGTTCTCCTAGACTAGTAGATTTAGTGATGAAATGTCTATGGAGGGTGATCAAATTAATGCCACAGTGGGGTGATGACATTGATTACGACTCTGTATTGTTAGAAATAcataatttccttaaaaaataTCCCTCATCATGGTGGAAAAATAAAGAAGTAGATACACCGTTACGAACAGTAAAAACTGTTCTCCATTCCAGTGCAAAGATCAAGGGTGGTACTATTATGTTACATTTTGGGAAGATTCCAAATACAAGTGAATCGGAGGTTGAAACCTACATTTTAAGAATACTAAAg AGTTTAAAAATATCCGAAATTCAGCATATTCCGGTGAAACAAGAAATGCAAAGAAGATCACTTTCTAGAGCCAATCACAAAATGCTGAcagatatatttcaaaaaattggtaGCAAAGATGAAACAAAGGAAGGTTTGAATTTACTTTATGATTTCATGCAGCAACACCCTGAAGCTGATATAGAGCCATTTTTGTCTAATTCTAGTAAATTTTTCCAAGATTATATTAAAAACGGACTGAAAGACATAGAAGACTCCAGGAAACCTTTGAAGACTCCCATAAATG AAAAAGGTGTTGATAATATccaagaaaaaatggaaattgcAGTTCCTCAGTCGGACCCTAATAAAGGTCCAGATTATTGGAAAGAAAGACTGAATATGTGGAATCGGCTATTTGACGACGTCAAATTGGGAAGAAACGCAGATGTTCCTGAATAA